Below is a genomic region from Magnolia sinica isolate HGM2019 unplaced genomic scaffold, MsV1 ctg282, whole genome shotgun sequence.
ATGGTTCGTCAGTAAAAATTTTATTAGTGACAAtttatttcgttggtaaaaatattattagcgatgaaatatattgtcggtaaatgtatttttttactaacAAAAAAGTGTTCGTCGATAAAAGTGTCCGGTTTTTTGTGGTGGGAATTTTTTGGTCGTGGTGGGAATCTTTTCTCGACGGTTATGATTCGTCgataaaaatattattaccgACGATTTATTTTGTCAATAAAAATATTATTAGCAACGGTTTTTATTTGTTACGAAAACATTTACTGACGAACTATCTGGTTCGTCGGgaatttttagtgacgaaataaATCGTTGGGAAAAGTTtgttaccgatgaaaaaaaacgTCAGTAAAAGCGGCGTACCATCTTTGGGAAAAaagttttaccaatgaaaaataaTTTTGTCAGTAAAAATCGTCAGGAAAATTTTTTTACcaacaaaattcaaatttctttggTAAAAGTCATCGGGAAAATTTTTTTATTGACAAAAAATAATTTAGTCGGTAAGAGTGgttttttactgatgaaaatgaCTTCGTCGGcaataatttcgtcggtaaaaggccTATTTCTTGTAGAGAGGGCTGCTCCCAGTATAAAGTACAAATTCAAAAACCCATCCCTGGTCCACTTCAAACAACCATTACGAGCTGACTCGATGACTGTTTACAAAACCAAATTACAAACTCAGTCAGCCTTTAGAGGAGGAAGGACTCAGGTTTCTATCTTACCATTAATAGAAGAAAACTTCCACCGAAGTATGAAGCTTAAAAACCCACTGGCTTCAATTGGAATTTCGTCCAACTCAACCACGAGTTGACTTGTCTAGTTTTCCAACTGAGTTGAATCTAAAATAAACCTCAAACTAATGGCAGATACCACCTCCAGAGAGTTTGAGAACCCTCATCTTGGAACCCAACAAATATTACTACAGTAGATGGTTTCCTTAAACCCTACACTCACCTGGATTGTAGTTGAGAAtcccaaccgagtcaactcagtagtGACTCACTAATCTTATGATGTCTCATTCAGGTGCTGTTTGCGACTGTCCCCCAtgaaggatatttcccttcaacCAATTCCAAGATTAAGTAATTCATTTAAATCACATGATTAATGACTCATGTGCACATTCTAACTAAGAACCTAAACGCATacttatctaatttctaaaactCTTGAACTCATTTTGTAAAGACACCAGATCAAGGATAGAACCCAcccaaggtgagggatatcccacatggcttcctcatttcattAAATTCTAAGGTAGTTTAAGCTTAAGTGTATAAAGAGATTgtaattgtgaaaatattgaatgTGGTTCCTTTAGTCTTGAATCGACATTGATAATCATGTAGGAATGTCTTAAATTGTATTACTCTAACCTATCTTATAAGAATTGTATTACAATCATTATGCCATATTTGGAATTGCTTACGTACATGCATACTTCTACTAGTTGCACTAGGAGGTAATGTATCTTGTTCCCATGATAAGTTTGCTCCATTAACTCCTTATATATGCTAGATTAATTAGTTATAAATTGaatcttttatattttattttatttttattttttatcagaaTGCTTAATGCCATattatttaggaaaaaaaaaacaacaacataaGTATCCAAGCACACAAGGTAAATAGTCTAATACAAGCTACTCTAGCTTTAACACTAGAGATGAGGAAAAGGCTCCAGAATATAGCTAAAGCAAGCGCGAGTAAACAAGCCAAACATAACAAACTGCACTTCAAGACAAAAACTAGAGAGTGGTATGTGTTGCTACTCAGAACTACTCATTATATACTAGAAAAATAGCTACCACTGCTAACTTCTAGGATTCAAGCAATCCAACTAGTCCCAAAATCCGCTTTCATCTGCACAAGCTATCCCTCCATGAGCGAGACAACGATCCAAACCAGATTTTGAGAGTAAGAAAAGGAAGATTCCTCAAAATAAGAAATACCCAGTTGACATCGCAGCCAGCTGCATTTCACTACTGTTGAGCCTGCCTGGATTGATCACCTCCGTAACCACCACCATAACCACCAGAGGGGCCATTTGCCTGCGTGGCACCATAGCCATCACCCCTCCATCCTACATTCATATAGCCAGAATTCCCATTGGCATCACCATAGCCACTGCCCATGTAGCCAGTACCTGTCCCTTGTTGGTCTCCCCCACCACCACCAGCATTAGCATTTCGGGTGCTTGAAGCATGCCCCCCTACAACACCATAGCTGTTAGGATTAGCATACCCCTCATTCCCACCATAACCACCATAGCCATATCCCTGGTTCCCATAACCCGTGGCCCCACATGGAGATTGGCCTGATTGTGCAGGAACAGTCCCAGCACTACCAACAACAGCTGAACTAGGACCATTCATACTTGCAGCTCCATATACCTTGTATTTGCACCATAGCCAGCAGAGCCATATCCAGAAGAAGCTAATGAATCTAATGAATAATCATGtgtattgcatattagaccccagttattactgaATTTTACAAACATGACAcaacgccctattttaattgtgtttgtgatgtaaggtgaatgtacgagcatggactgaaaaagatactaaaagcatagatttaatgctcaggaatcaccaagttaagggacagaccccaggggaccgagatcgaggaagttacacgccagagatccaagaaaatcgagaaactgaagttcaagtgtcCTGAAAGTCTTCCAGAattcaagatcacagggttcccaccatccgattagATTGAAACTgtatatatggcctaaggaccataaattaaccgtacatgtaaaattgtaGCCATTAGATCCCTCTGGAAGTAGACCAATGGATAGATCAGGACATAAAACATTGATTTGGTCCCACCTgttatctagatatgcttcaaacttgggttTGACCCCTTAAATTAGCTAGAAGAAAGGATGGATGGATTATATTTCTCATAaaaatcaagatggaccccacttcATGTGGCTGGTGTACACCGCAGTGTACGcccgctgtgcaccggaccacTCAAGCCGGTCAAACTCGATTTGACCAAGCTCTCCATCTTTAAAATAGAATTTCTGTTTTCATTCTAGCATCCGCACACTGTCCATGTGGGGTgctgatgtgggccaccatgagtgTCTATTCGagcaatccgaaccgtccattcgaAGCCCAAGGACCATATGACCCAGAACTAGAAGAGGGAATTAAAATAGGATAGCTTGATcgattttcaaccgttcaaacatGGAACGAACGACAGCAagaaaagttctgtgggccacaccaaaactgAGCAAAAGTCATCCATACCCGACTGGTTTTGCGAGGGGAATCCAGTGGACGGAATGGAGTTTCCAGGCATCaccgatcatggaccccaccatcatcaCAGCGTAACCGTCTTACACAGGCTTTGTTTCATGTCCGGACATAGTCCGAGTTTTGTGGACGGTTGTACGACCATGGCGGTGATCGGCctgtcaatctgaaccgtccagtaGCTATCCAAGCAAGTTTCTACCATCCTATGTGGTCGGATTTGTTAGTTTGGGCGATCCTACCTCTCGAATTCACTTCAAACGCAACCCATCTATACATTTTTGCTGAACAGAGGTGAGCAATTTGGTGTTATTTTTTGAATTGCATTGCGTAAAGAAAGCTAGTTCTGCAAGTCTCCAAGTCGACCGACCTTGGTGGtgttataaaagaaagagaagaaataaaGAGAGGGATCCATCCGAGTGGTTGGGAACGTCAgtaagagagagggagtgagaaagaattcctatttttttatttattttcttttcttttgagaattagttaattagatccatggttagctaaacctcttagctagggctaagaggtgaatcttgtagcgtgattggggtgttagctttgctttgatttatgtttattgaactTTCATGGATTCTagctcacggtcaattcacttcacttcacggtcaattccatgcattttgcggggTAAACCGTGTCTAGATGGGGTCAGCCCCGtttgtcgggattgaccgtgaaatgcatggaattgatcgcgaagtaaatgaaatgaatgaaattgaccgcaaagtgaatgaaatggattttcgaccatcaacatgatggaatcttagaaaataacaaggttggttggctaaagtagcttctcctaccccaaaatcatatagggtacctcaagtaactaattttggtttagaagatattcttgataaatgaataaagaaagaaatgaaaaaaagagtgaaaaaatttttatatgcttatatatagatatttatataaatatgtattagagaaaattgtaggtagaaaaAAGATCTCcatgcaaaagaaaaaaatgcaCAGACTGCCACCGCAGCAGTCCgtctatggctatggttataatttgTAGTCATAGGGGGCCACCAGATGGGCGTGGCCTCGCCGGACAGGCTAGCAACTGGTGGGGGGCCGGAAGTTCCGCGAACCCACCCCAGATAGtccctctatggctacggattatggtatctatggctacggttataatccatagccataggtctgaCCGTAGCTTTTAGAAATCACGTTtctgaaaaagcaggggcattttcgacctttggcaagttgtCCGTACAGCTGAGGCTTATTTTagagaggtaaaaagaagtgggcttaaaaaggtaaaTGGGCCGTAAATGGGTCATACAGTGGTAAATTCTGAGGGTGCTCTACAGGTAACACCTTGGAGGAATGGGACAGGGATTCCTTGGGAAAGCCCtccgcaggaagttcttgcgctgggaacttaggtggggccggaggtgatttttttgagaaatccactccattcatccattttttgagctcattttaggacttaaggTAAAAAATAACCATCTCTAATACTCacgtgggccaaaaacgtgattATTGAACGTCAACAATTGGAATATTCGtgtggccacagaagctttgaatctgtatactatttttgttttcatttcatcccaatatGAATGACGTTATAAATAGtataaatggcatataaacattactgtCGACACCAGGAATGTTTTAACAGCAGGAATTTCCCTacacacattttcctttagtgcggcttACTTGAGTCCCGGATCCTGCTCGATTTTTGTCAccaatcctaaaatgatctcaaaaaatggatgaatgaggtggatttctcacaaacattatggtaggcctcacCTAAGTTTCTGGCTTAGGAACTTCATGCAGaaggctttcgcatgaaatcCGCATCCGAAGGAATGCGGATCGTATGTGTTGAACGCTGACGTGGATTTCCTTAGAAAGCCTTTAGtaggaagttcctacgcaaggatgctgggtggagcCTACTTAAATatatgtgagaaattcattccgttcatctgtttttttgaactcattttaaatatgagaccaaaaatagggtggatacaaaactaagtgggtcacatgagacgaaaaattggggaaagaaattcctactttTGAAACTATCCTGatatccaccttgatgttcatgAACTATCTGTACCGTTTATAAtatcattcccaatgggatgaagtgaaaacaccaaaaatatagcctggtataaaaattttatggtcataagaatgcttcaacggtgctcattgaattcccattgtttcctcttttgtggcccacttgagtgttggatacacctcattgttggtcacacgtcctaaaatgagcttgcgaaAGGGCTAGACAGtgtgtatttctcacaaacatctcagtagGCCCCAACCAGCATCCTTGCTcaagaacttcctgccaaaggctttcataggaaatCTGCGCCTGTTGAATCACATAGGAAAATCTAGTACCGttgcttctcattggtccacgtcatcatCGATGACCAAGATACATccaatttctctctcccaaatagatttttCTTGCTAGACAACCCACTTTCAACGCATGGAGCTtttatgggcccacaatgatttatattttagatccacaccgtccatcaatttttatacaTTCCAGagcataggggtgtacacgaacagAGCTAGCTCAGTTAccttgctcgactcaactcaaaaaagctcgattcgactcggttcaaagctgagttcgagccgagtcaagttgatttttttagctcgaaaatgagttcgagccgagttcgagctggcttcagctcgactcgactcggatcgaaccctgCTCGAGTCGAACTCatatcgaaccagttcggtgactccattactttgatattgatgttgctcaccaagtgtttgatgaaatgcctcaacgaagtatggctgatggcaaggaaggtatgtacctgaaacaaataccctttttttcttggtttttatgttgcttagaagatgTTTGGTAAAATACCTTGAAAACCATTGAAATTATATGTAATACAGTGGGGTTTTGAacgtgcagtctaggtgtttgtggaaatgctgcaatggcgaactcggctcaaactggctcaagctgctgaccgaatcgagccgagctggctaattaggctcgaggaccaagccaagccaagttcgagctaggttcagctagtggccgagtcgagttgagttgaggccagctcgattCGGTTCGACTCGTTGTACACCCCTaccagagcatgagcccaaaaatgaagcacatacaaAGTTAAGTGTAACACACCACATAAAGTATTATAGATTAAACAACTacttttgaaaccttcttaaTGTCGAGtttgaggtttatttgccatctaacctttttgtaaggtcacacagacctgggtgaAGTGAAAACATGAATATGAGTTTGATCATAGTCATCCGTGGCAcaataagttttcaataatagacattcaattctcactatttctatggtgtggctcacttaaggcTTGAATGTGTATCGTTTTTTGTCCGGTTCCCTGAAATAGTATGAAAAAATTTATGGCCGGTGTGGATTTGATACATATATCATAATAATATTGGGATATGAAAGTTCCGCTGGTCAACACTTTGGGTTTTCTTCTTTCGACCGCACCACCAGAGCGGATCAGGTGAAACCCCAACCTCACACAAGGAGGTACGGCACTTACTGTATTGCCCATCTTGACGTGTGTATTTTGTATTCACCTTGTTGGTctattttttcctatcattttagggcatgcttacaaaattttaaaagatcaGATCATCAGATGGTCCATACTTcacgaaacagtggtaattgaacaacataccattaaaaatttcctaagtaGCGCATAAATGTTTTGGTAGTTTTTGTGTACCCTCcgatctgttgataagttcacacaatCCTAAAtaaattaagggaaaaaacaaatatcttctTGGAAAACGGCTAATGGTAAATCACCACTTTCTTCCTATGGTATAGTAATCCTATGGTATGGTACACCTAATAATTGTATGTGCTTCATGTTGACAGGGTAAGggctgcactgtcttgggtggAGCCGGGGTcccacctaatcggctcccccgCCTCACATTGCAAGCAATGGACTTAACGCGTGAAGTATACGTGGGCCTCGGGATGAAGTATTTCTTAGAACCACACCATGCATCTAGTTTTTCATAACATTCTAGGAAACAAGCTCAAAACTAAAGAAGAtttaaagctaaagtggaccacaccactgaaaatagAGGAGATTGATGTTACCAATGAAGACTTATTTGGGGCACATAAAGCtatgatcaagatgatatttatatttgaaCTTCATCAAGGTATTACGTGATCTTACAAagaggttagatgaaaaataagccTAAGGGTTGGCATTAGTTAAGTTTTACTAGTTGTTTGTACAATCCCCGCCCTTATTTTCTGGTGTGAAATACTTGAcgtgatcttatgaagaggttagatgaaaaataagccTAAGGGTTGGCATTAGTTAAGTTTTACCGGTTGTTTGTACAATCCCCGCCCTTATTTTCTAGTGTGAaatacttgagctttgtatatatctgatttttaagctcatgctctagaattatTCAAGAAAATTGATAGACGATATAGATCTGACATAAAAATTACGGTGGAACTCAGAAAAGTTCCACGCCTTAAAAGTTCTATTGTGTAGATAGCAATCTATTCGGTGGAGAGAAATCCGGCGTACGATTCACACTCCCCGCATTTGATAAAAGTCTAAATCATAGTATGACAAGGAAAAGAACTCAAAGAAACCTCCTTgtaactattttgaaagctcattttacggTAGTAACAataaaatgaagcaaatcaaaaTTGTAGGTGGCCTCTATCACAAGAaataattgtgattgaatccccatcatTAAAACGTTATagggccactgaaatgtttattttccatccaacttgttgataaaatTACAAAGACATGGACCAagagaccacaaaaatatcaacttaatccaaaacttggtGGCCCAcggtaagtttttaatgattgattaccactatttcctatattatAATTCACTTgcgatttgaatctgcttcaatttttctttattatgccttaaagtgaattttcaaaacagacggacggtgtggatttaaggcacgtatatcacagtgggccccacggtcgaTGATCCCACCCACCCAAGTTGATCCGGGTATCCACCGAAGCCTGCCTTTCGCAGAAGTTGCTGtgttgggaagctaggtgggcccaccttgatgtttgtgataaatccatcctTCCATTTTAAGACATccgataaaaaaaaatttatgcgaATCCGGCCACACGTGAggttaaacagatggacggagtgaatttgttactaacatcactgtgggccccgctTAACTTCCCAGCGCAGGATCCGCGTCCCTAGCGTTAATGTAACTCATTAATTATAAACGCGTATGGatttagggaaacggattggctactcccctgccaccagccaatggctgatggtcggtgctatgtgggccccaccatgatgtatttatttcatccatgccgtccatctatttttatagataaatttatagtatgataccaaaaattaagtatatccaaatgtcaagtggaccacattaaaggaaacagtgttgaatgaacaatgaccattaaaaactttttgggggccataaaagttttggatcaagctgatctttcttttttcccttcatctgggtctgacctaataaacagattggatgtcaaataaacagtacagtgggccatagagggattttaatggtgtatatccaatcaccattgttttcctgtggtgtggttcacctgagatctaAATATCTCTCAGTTTTTGCAtgaaaccttaaaatgatctttaaaaatggatgaacggaatggattaaacacatacatcatgatgggtcccatagagcaccgaccatctgccacgggctggtggcagggggagtagccatccGTTCCGGGATTTAGAAACACCATCCATACAAATAAACAACAGTAGCCTTTGTTTACGAATTTAGAAACACCATCCATATAAATCAATAACAATAGCTTCTGTTCCAAACCGTCTTTCTTTCTACTTATGAATTCAACTTCAGGTGACTACACAACAGCATCCATGTCCTTCGTTGAAGAAGTCTCGAATACATCGTCCCATGATGAATT
It encodes:
- the LOC131236197 gene encoding glycine-rich cell wall structural protein 2-like, encoding MNGPSSAVVGSAGTVPAQSGQSPCGATGYGNQGYGYGGYGGNEGYANPNSYGVVGGHASSTRNANAGGGGGDQQGTGTGYMGSGYGDANGNSGYMNVGWRGDGYGATQANGPSGGYGGGYGGDQSRQAQQ